The Methanomicrobia archaeon region CGGAAGACCTCGAAGTGGTCGGTGAGGTCGAGGTCAGGTCCGCATCCCCTAAAGAGGAGCATGCCCCTGCTCCTGATTGTGCGAGACATGCTGCAGTTAGCGGACAATAGCAGAGAGGCGAAGCGGATACTGCATGAAGGTAAAGTGATTGTCAACGGAACGGTGCGAAAAGGTCATAAATTCCCCGTCGGTGTCTTTGACATCGTTTCTATTCCCGTGATCAAGGCGCACTATCTGGTGCTTCTGGACAAGAAGGACCAGTTAGCCCTTGTGGGGATCGAGGAGGATGCGGCATCGAAGAAGCTCTGTCGCGTGAACGGCAAACGGATGGTCAAAGGTGGCCGGATACAGCTCAACTGTCATGACGGGCGGAATTTCCTGATGGACGAGACCGGAGCGGAAATCAACACGCATGACTCGCTCCTGATCTCCATCCCGGATAACAAGATCATGGAGCACTACAAGTACAAAGAAGGGAGCCAGGTCGTGGTGATCGGAGGCCGGCACTCGGCGCAGACCGGCGAGATCGAGGAGATCAAACGCGTACACAGTCCGCAGCCGAACGTCGTGCGGATAAAGGCGGGCGGCGATGCTGAGAGCTTTGAGAGCCGCGAGGACGCGATCTTCGTCGTGGGCGAGCAGAAGATCGTCGTGCC contains the following coding sequences:
- a CDS encoding 30S ribosomal protein S4e, which translates into the protein MEKHQKRIAAPRSWKIARKTSKWSVRSRSGPHPLKRSMPLLLIVRDMLQLADNSREAKRILHEGKVIVNGTVRKGHKFPVGVFDIVSIPVIKAHYLVLLDKKDQLALVGIEEDAASKKLCRVNGKRMVKGGRIQLNCHDGRNFLMDETGAEINTHDSLLISIPDNKIMEHYKYKEGSQVVVIGGRHSAQTGEIEEIKRVHSPQPNVVRIKAGGDAESFESREDAIFVVGEQKIVVPGLSALRS